Genomic window (Alnus glutinosa chromosome 9, dhAlnGlut1.1, whole genome shotgun sequence):
GTCGTAAAAATAACATATTTGTCACATGACCTCGTGCTTTTCAATAATCAAAAGTTACCCTCAAAGATGACTCATCTTTGTATGGTGGGATTGAGGTCCTtgcaattcaaaaaataaacgGCATGGATCCAGCTAcaccaataataaaataataaaacaaaaaaagaaaagaacaaagaaaaaagttaatGGGTTGCCTGACTGTCTTTAAGGTGGTCAGCCACCTAAGTGTGTAGTTAGAAGAAACGGATCctattcatttcaaatgaaatggagaggagccggtaAGTGGTTTAAGAATGATAAAGTagtcattttatgttttttttgggACCACTTTACACCTCTAAATGTATTAACTGGTTAATCCTTCTTCGTAATTAGGGTAGATTGACAACATTCTCACTCTTCGAGGGTAGTGTCGGGCACTGCAAGAGTGTGTATGAGTCTATGACCATCACCTAGTTGTTTGAGGATGATATACCACCTTCAAACCTTAAGGATGGTTGCACCATCTTCAATGACTCTTCCTAATGGTTCGAAACCACCTACTATCTTTGATAGCTTGTGGGTGGTATGACTATACTTGAGCCACCATGAAAGTGGTGAGTGGTCCAACCATCCTAATTACCTTAACAAGGCAATTAAACATCCTTCCAAAGAATAAAATGGTGGTCAACCATTCCTCAAGAAAAGTGGTCACTCTAAAGGATGATTTAGCCTCTCCTTTATTTatcttactatttttttttttttttaaagacttgCGTGGGtaaattcaaacaatttattttaaatgaacagTCTAAATTGTTAGAATTATATGCCAAACTGAATCGTCtaaatctttaaaattgtagaccAAATATCAGGGACCTCACTCCTACATGATGGGTAGGCCTTTATTAGAtgacaaaatcaatttttctttgtCATCCGCCTGGTTTTCCTCGTAACATATTTTTTCCTAATACGATGAATGTAAACAACTTCCAAAGTCCCATCACCAATACCATGGGGTTTACCAGCCAAGGTTTATGATAAAAAGGAGTTGGAGAAAGCAAGAATCTATACCATGGGCTACACTCTTTCCACTAGAAGACTGATCCAACTTTTTGAAAATCCTGTCAGTCTTACTGTtcatcacccaaaaaaaaaaaaaaaaatccatccacTCATTCAAGCTCCAAAACCATATGCCTATTTTCACACAGAAATGGAAGAGTTAAGATTCAACTTGATTTTACTCAACTTTAAAAGAACGTAATGaaaaagctaactcaaaatcAGAGTTTGAGCTTATACAAACTAATTACTAGTGGCCTAAcataataaaggaaaaatgtTATGTCGGTTCTTTGAAgtttcattttttctcaaatCATTGATAAGGTTTAACGTTATCAAATAATTTCACCAGTTCtcatttcgttaaatttttaaaagcgtTAAGTGACACATGGCCATCAAGCCATATAATATccaataattgaaaaaaaaaaattgattttaaactaTCCAATCAACTAGTTTAAATTAAACACATGCCACTTTagcacaaaattttaaaattacacatcCATTTTATTACTCTAAACCTCAATTCCAAGCCAACTTTGACATTGAATACTAAAACTCAATTACGTACAAAGAAATCAGCTAGATTCCATATTTCATGGATCcggattttcttaatttattgtttgGATTTCTATGAAATTCACTTGTTTATATAGAATATGGAGCGTTCAAAACCTGCTCGAGTAGGTGAGTTAAATTACTATTAATTCGaacaataaaattattacaaatCTCTCCCTTGAGCCCACCAATCATCTGCCGATCCGTGGCCTAAACTCCAACAGTTGGGGCAGCTTGTGGTCCTCAGTCAGCGCCGAATGAGTGTTGCGATCCTGCCGATACATATATCCATTCCTATTGACTACACGTGTCGCCTGACACTGACCTCAGAACATCAAATCCACGTGGCCGGCGACACAGACAATTCTTTCCTAtagattgtttttttatttcactAGTACTGCGTGCTACGGATAACGttaaccaaaacagaaaagaaaaagaaaagaaaaaactaaaaactaaaaaatgaaattgacagTTAGGATCTGCAACTTCAGTTTAATCGGACGGCCCCGAATCCAAGTTGAATTCTGTCTGCCTGTCTTTCAATCTGTTCCGACCTTAGCGATAGCACCATTCGCACCCTGAAATATCTTTCTCTCAAGAACAGACCAAcatatacatacacatatagatataccaaatatatatacatattatttgaaattgattttggtTTTTAGGAATTAGGGTTTCGAGATGTCATCGGTGGAGTCCCTAACTCCAGTATTTCACCAAAACGTCCATTTGAATTCGTATCAGAGACTCTATCATTGCCATGGGTTTCGCTTCTTTCGCTCTCAGTCTAGGGTTTCTCACCAAAACGCAAGCCGTTTTATCCCTAATTCTCTAACTCTTTCCTCAGCCGACCTGTATGGACGAGCGACCAGCGTTTCGAAGAATTCGGAGAGGTTCAATCTTTGGGGAGATTTCGGGTTCAGAAGGAATCGGATTCGGGCGAGTACTCAGGACAGCGATTCCGCGGCCGGTTCGAGCGGAACAAGCGAGAGCGAGGGCAACAAGAACTCGCCGAATTCGGGGTCTTCTTCGGCGTCGAATCGGCGGAAAGAGAAGCAAGGGAAAGGAAATTTGTGGTGGCCGAAAGGGAAAAAATGGCAGTGGCAGCCGATAGTTCAGGCTCAGGAGATTGGGGTTTTGCTCTTGCAATTAGGGATTGTGATTTTCGTTATGCGGTTACTCCGACCCGGGATCCCGCTTCCGGGTTCGGAGCCTAGGACTCCGACGACCTTCTTAAGCGTTCCGTACAGTGATTTTTTGAGTAAGATAAATAGCAATCAGGTGCAGAAAGTCGAGGTTGATGGGGTTCACATTATGTTCAAGTTGAAGTCCGAGCCGGCAAGTCAGGAAATTGAGGTTGGGGGAGCGAGTAGTAACAAGTTGCAGGAGTCCGAGTTGTTGCTCCGGAGCGTGGCGCCTACGAAGAGAATCGTGTACACAACGACACGGCCGAGTGATATAAAAGCCCCGTACGAGAAGATGCTTGAGAATGCGGTGGAGTTTGGGTCGCCAGATAAGCGGTCCGGTGGATTCTTGAACTCTGCATTGGTAAGGACATTCCGTTCTGTTATGTCATGCTATGATGGTGAAATAGTTTTAATGGTTGACATATCCTATTTTGTGCTAACTGCTATGATCTCGCAATCTCGGCTTCAGTTGTTTGTGACATGCTTGATGGTTCCTCGTGCCAAAAAAGTTGAACTTTGTATTGATTTTGTAGTATAATACTCTAAGGCTGGAAGCGAGTATTGATTAACAATAGAAATTAGTTGTAGAAGGTTTAAAAGGTTTGATGCTAATCCTACATTGTATGCAATGTATTGAGCTTCATACTGACTTATAATTCCTCGTTCTCATCTATTTTAGTGTACATTTATATGGGAAGGTAAGGTTAATAAGTGAAACTTTTTTTTCCCAATGGCAGCTAGTTAACTTATGTCTGTAACTTGAATCTTCTCGAGAATCCTGCCTTTTGCTGTGAGAACATAAAGACAGATTATATGAATTCACTGCCTTTGCTTTTTGGAAGTTGGTTTGACTAAATAACAATCAGTGCAAGGTTTCCTATTCTGAATATATGAAATTTTCTTCGACTCTATAATAATCTAGGATACCTTTCAATAGATTATAAGATTGTGAGGAAACTAAACATGGAAGGTTTCAAATCTGACCATATCATATCATGTTTACCTATATTGTCAAATGAAACCCTAGATTAATCCCTAAGGGCACATTTGGTAAACGGAATGGTCCCTTTAGGAATATGGATGGGTATTACTGGGAATACAAGAAGTTGGAATGAAATGAccattcctattcttttgtttggtgacaacacatgaTGCTCTCATTggaattgaattaaaattcctaaaatgccaagttttttttttttttttttttttttttttttttttttgtataaaaaaaaaaaaaaaaaaacttcctaGGAATTATGGGTGGCCAGCCAACCTAACGTAACACCACCCTCACCCCTGGTGCTATTGGTCCCGACAGCACCGGGGGTGGTCTTGTCCACCCCTGATGGCACCAGAGGTGGTCGTCATTCCCATGAGAATGGCTATTCTCTAAAATGGTGTGCAACCCAATAAAGGAATGGCTATTTTATAGGAATAAACATTCCATTTCGAGGATCTTTTCCGCATACCGAACGTGCCCCAAGTGTAGAACCATATATTACATTTCATCCCACATCCTTATCTGTGTTAACAAATGTTGACGTGCAAGAAAAGCCTAAAATTAATCAATTTGCTTCCTATGGAAAGCAGACAATTACCAAAACAATGGGAAATCTTTTTGCTAGTGGCCTAATTCTTGGGGGCTGCCACACAGTATTAGTGTGACAATTTTTTTCTGCCACTAAATTTTTTCTAGCAAATTGTTTTTGACTCCTACACCATCTATATCTGCAACTTCTATTGTATTGGAGATTATTTCTTGTAAGTTCAAAGCTTTATATCTTGACTTTGGACTGTTATTTGCAGATAGCTATGTTTTATGTTGCTGTGCTTGCAGGACTTCTCCACCGGTTTCCTGTAAGCTTTTCTCAGGTATGAATCAGcatgcttctttttcttgtacCTTGATGGTTGAACTAGTGCTAATAGTATGAATTAGCCCTCAGTGAATACATTCTTGTGTACAGCATACGACTGGTCAGATTAGGAACCGCAAACCTGGGGGTTCTAGTGGTGTAAAAGCATCTGAACAAGGTGAAATGATTACCTTTGCTGATGTTGCTGGTGTTGATGAGGCTAAGGAGGAGCTTGAAGAAATTGTGGTATCCTAGACACTACGCAGATTATTCTTTTATCAACAAAAATTGTCAAATTTTGTAGGGAGTCTTAAAGGGTTCCTActtgcacctttttttttttttctttaaaatcttTTTATGGCATTcatagtctcttttttttttttcccttttttttttttaaaaaaaaaaaattattattattattattttaatgctGATGTTTATTTGCCAGGAATTTCTTCGGAATCCAGATAGGTATATACGACTTGGTGCTCGACCGCCTAGGGGTGTTCTCTTGGTAAGTTTTATGCAGAGATTAACGATGAATGTGACCTCATTATGAACCCAAGAATTTGAAGTATGATAGTCTACTAGCAAATCTTTGGCAATCCTGATCAACTGTAGGGATGGGGCCAACTATTCTAATTCTCTTCCCTGAAGATCTTCTCTACTAGAGTAATTATCATTGGCGCTGTCCAATCTACAGACCTTCCTGGTTTACATTTGTTTTTCCTATAATAACTGATTTGCCATAATGTTGATGTAGATTGGCTAGATGTCTCTTTAAAGTGGAGGTTTCCATAGTTTTACCCTTGAATGCTTCCCGTGACTGCTTGTATGCCAGTGTATAAGGGATATATAGCAGACACCACCTTCCTTACTTTTTGAAATAAGTTTGATGCATAATTAGTAAATATGGCTCCGTTTATCTTACAGGTGGGTCTTCCTGGGACAGGTAAGACTCTTCTAGCAAAGGCTGTGGCTGGGGAAGCTGATGTGCCCTTTATAAGTTGTTCTGCTAGTGAGTTTGTAGAATTGTATGTCGGCATGGGGGCCTCCCGTGTGAGAGATCTATTTGCACGAGCAAAGAAGGAGGCACCATCAATAATATTTATTGACGAGGTTAGAGTCTAGGAATCTCTTGCTATGTTGGATAACTATGTTCAATCTCTGAAGGCGTCAAGGCATTGCCAGTCACATTATCTTTTATGCAGATTGACGCTGTAGCAAAAAGTCGTGATGGAAAATATCGTATTGTTAGCAATGACGAGAGAGAGCAGACCTTGAATCAGCTGCTCACTGTAAGCTTCCTACGACATAGTTTGTCAGTTTCTGGAACATTTTATTGTAGTCACTCTGACATCGGCCAGTCTCTGTGAAATTGCATTCCAGGAGATGGATGGGTTTGACAGCAACTCTGCTGTGATCGTTCTTGGCGCAACTAATCGCTCAGATGTCATAGACCCTGCACTTCGCCGACCGGGGAGATTTGATCGTGTGGTTATGGTTTGTATTCTGGTTCTTTCATCTCTCTGAATGTTGAAATGCAACATCAAAGCAAGTTCTGCTTAGCAGTTGTGTCAGCAATAATGCTCGTATGGTTTCCTTTGTCTTCTTTTAGGTAGAAACACCAGATAGGTGTGGAAGAGAAGCCATTTTAAAAGTACATGTTTCCAAGAAAGAACTTCCTCTAGCAGAGGATGTTGAACTTGGTGATATTGCTTCTATGACTACTGGTTTTACTGGGTACTTGTTCTTTTCTCCAATACATCTAGCAGCTGTACCTTTCTTCTTTCCATAGCCCTGTTTGTGGAAAACATTAGAGTAAATGTTTGCTTTAAAATGTTGTACAGGGCTGATCTTGCAAACATAGTAAACGAAGCTGCTTTATTGGCTGGAAGACAAAGGAAAGTTGTCGTGGACAAAATTGATTTCATTCAAGCAGTGGAAAGATCAATAGCTGTAAGTCTCTTGGTCTATGTGTGTGTATGTCTgttggagggagggaggggggagGTTGTTCTTTCTTTGGTGTGCTTACTTTTCAGTCTTGttcatcttttttgttttccctaCGTTTTTTCTTAAGCTAAATAGTGATATAGATTGCAGTTTGCTGACTTATGATAGAATGGTATACAATAACTGATTATAATTTCACCGTTTCGCTCTCCTCTTAGTTACAAGTTAGATCCTAATATTAGTGCTTTTTTTAGTGACTTTCTTAATCTGGTTTTCTATGGTTGATACCTTCTagcttttccttttcctcttaTATAACCGCATGTACTTGAggtttgtctctctctctttttttttttttttaataatatgaaGTATGactttttaactaaatatttatttctattgCACTTTCCTTGTGTGTTTAAACTCTAGCTAGGAGTTATATGCAATGGAGTTCCAATATTGTATGTTATCTTGAATGCTCTTATGACATAAAAGTGTATTATGCTGCTATGTTTAATGAGAATGCCCTGTTTACATATTTTAGTCAACCGCATCTTATTGCTCATGATTTTTCTTTGTCCTGTTTGAATCGAGGTATGTAAGGTTTTGCCCCTTCTTGGAAATATCTAATATTCCAGTTGCGACATAGAAatctattaatttaattagtgaACTTTGTCTGGATTAACTGAATGAGAAACTAAACCTAATTTCTTGTTGTAGGGCATAGAGAAGAAGACTGCTAAGTTGCAAGGAAGTGAGAAAGCTGTAGTTGCACGACATGAAGCTGGTCATGCAGTAGTAGGTACTGCCGTTGCAAATCTTCTTGTTGGACAGCCACGTGCTGAGGTAATTCATAGGAATTTTTTGATGGGATATTTTTAGTTTgcacttttccttttcctcttgTTTCCAAATTGGAAGATACTAAACACTGGCAGTTTGAAATATGGTGTTGCGAACAGCATAGATGTGCTGGGGTTGCTGGTATCCTAACTGATGATTGGCCTCTATCCGGGTGAAATACCTGTTGTTAAAACGGTTTTGATAACTAATCAGTCATTCCAaacattttactttttctttgacAACATATGATAGGGTCTGGAAAAATAGAGCATATTCATGGGTTGTCTATTTCCTTGaatgatttttctttatttgttatGCATATTTGCTTCTGTTATTTGTGGGGCTGGAACAGAGCTTGGTCTAAGGAAATCTTATATGGATGAGGGATTGTGTGTCATGATCAATTGTTAGGGGGAAAAAAGAtattgttttgaaatttgaaaagagTATTAAAGTTTAGTAAACTTTAAGTATTAGTTTATGTTCCTGTAGGGAGAATAAACTTAAGTGATATTAGTTTATTTTCCCATTGTGCGAATACTATAAGTGAAAGTGATAGAGGAGgagcttctcttttttttttttttccttccttggGGGTTGGGTGGGAACCAAGTTTCCTTCTTACTTGATTAGTGTCGCCTCGTATTGTATATCAATTTCCTATCGATTGTGTATCAGCattaggtttttttatttattattatttaattattattattcatttttacttgTACACTGAACTTAAGTCCGGATATGGTCATACAAATATTGGTACATATAGGGAATATGCCTCTCGCTATTGATGTTTCATACCATGAAATTTGAATTGCATCCTCTATCTTTTCATGGGCATATtaatcttttattctttttcctttggacTAGGTACAAAAGTTTCGAATAAGATAAGGtagattttaattaataatgtgcaaatgaagaaaaagatttaGAAATGTTTTCAAGAAATTGTGAATCATTAGAATCCAGCACATGCTATGAATTGGTACTGCACTCACCCAGTTATTAATGTGCATGTGACATAGATGATATAGTAGTCACTAAATTTCCTTGTGTTATCAGAAGTTAAGCATATTGCCAAGGTCAGGAGGGGCACTCGGCTTTACTTATACTCCTCCAACAAATGAAGATAGATATTTGCTGTTCATTGATGAGTTACGAGGCCGCTTGGTTACTCTTCTTGGAGGACGTGCTGCTGAAGAAGTGGTTTATTCAGGTCGTGTGTCAACTGGTGCACTTGACGATATTCGACGAGCAACTGACCTGGCATACAAGGCAGTAGCTGAATATGGTCTTAATCAGACCATTGGCCCTGTTTCTGTAGCCACCCTTGTGGGTGGTGGGATTGATGAGTCTGGGGGAGCAGTTCCTTGGGGAAGGGATCAGGTCctgtgatttttaattttttttctttcttcctattATATCTGCTGTAAATACTGATGTACAATGACCATTAACAGGGGCATCTTGTTGATCTTGTCCAAAGAGAGGTGAAAGCATTGTTGCAATCTGCTTTGGAAGTAGCACTTTCAGTTGTGCGTGCTAATCCTACTGTCTTAGAGGGGCTTGGTGCCCATTTGGAAGGTGATACTTGACCGCTTTTATTTCTCCTATTTTACATATATGTCCATCTGTATATAGGGTTGTGTTCTACATACACTTAGCGTAACTCTTTGTATTGGATTAATATTTTGCTAAGGTCACTGTTGGATTAAATGTCTTCCACACGCTTACTATGCATGTCAAATCTTATATCAAATGGACATCATTTACAATTTAACAAATTGCTAGACATTCACGTGAAATGGAGAATCTTAAATTCTGGGGCTGTCTTGCAAATAAAATATGGTGGATGATTTTATGATGAGTAATGCTTATATACCCCACCACTATTGCACtatgctgatgtggcattgtCAATCCACCATTGGATCAAccattgttaaaagaaaaagaaaaatccaacgGTAAATTGGTAATGCCACGTTAGCATAGTGGGATAGTGGTGTGgcatatagaattactcttttATGATTATGAAAGCTATCATgcttaaaaagtaaataaaataggTCAGGTTATAGAGAATATAGCAGAGAAAATTattgaagagagaaagaataagTAGAATCATTAGGGGAAGTTAAGAATTAGGAAAGGCAGAAAGAAGTGGGTCTTTGATcaaataaagaacacaaatctttttaatatttaaaaactcTCATTTTGTTTTGGTATCATGGACATTTTATACTCTTAAAGACTTGTCAAGAAAAACAtctctaaaaacaaaataacgcAATATCGAAACGATATAGAAGACCTGATTTCACCAGAATAGAAACTGCTCAATAAACATCTTATAGACGAGTGTAAAATCTAAATCTGAGGAGCCTTAGAAACTTGTACAATGCTCTACTTTCTTATTTCCAACAATTTTACTGGTGCAAATTAGAACTTTGTTTAGGATTTACCCCCCAAAAAAGAAACCGTTCTGACACTCAGCTTGTGGCCAGTTCTTTTTTAGTGTAGGGACTGCCTCATACATCACCCGGATAATATGTAGATATAAATGTCTGATATTGAGTTTGTGATGTGAAATAAGTGCCTCCTTATATCATAACAAGTCTGGCTACTGTTGGCCATGGTTTTCTGATAGTGTTTCTTGTTCAGAGAAAGAGAAAGTAGAAGGTCAAGAGCTTCAAGAGTGGTTGAAATTGGTCGTTGCCCCAACAGAACTTAAAGTTTTTATTTCAGGCAAGCAGGAGTCTCTTCTCCCACTGCAGGCAGCCTCATGATAACAACTGTTGCTTATTCTTCTTAATGCTAAGTGAAAAATGGAGTCGGTGACAGCTTCTAGCCATTGATCATGCCGTCATTGACTCAGTGAACTCATCCTCCAGATTAGCCTTGGCTGACACTTCTCTATATATTTCAGTAAGGTAAATTTTGGCTTCGTTAATCAGCATCTACCATCATGTGCCGTGTCTTATCTCACAATTTTCTAGCTTAAAACCAGATAAAGTGAGAAAGGCTGAAAGAGTTATCTTGGTCAGAGCCTTCCCAAGTTTTTCTCACCTTAACTTTTTACAAGTGTGGGTATCTGGAATCTTTTGTATATTGGCTTTCATTTAAGTCGCACAGAATATGGAACTGACAAGAAAGAAATGCCACGATCTGCAATTGTAATTCTATTCATTTGTATATGTTATTGTTCTGTGAAATACATACCGCTCCACATATGGTGGTTCAGAGAGTCCAGATGAACGTTCTGCATCTTAGGAGCTACGAAGGTTCTCAATCTTTACCAGATCCtgtgcatttttttcttcttctctataCTTGTTAAGTAGAAAGACAGTAAGTTGGGGTTATGATCGTAAGTGTCTCACATGGTTGGTTTAAGTACAATCTTATTAACCATGTATATATAAGCTCTCGAGCACCCTTTTTGAAGCCGGTTATCAAATGTAAGTTTTACTTGAGGTTTGTATTATTTGATATCAGAGTCATACACCACGTTACGGGTTTGAGTCACAGATAGGGTGACCTATAGGATAGAGTCGGCTGTTGTGGACATCAGCTACGGAACGTGGTGCTATGTTACTATCTTAAGTCTCTCACATGACTTAAGTGCAATCATAATTATGTGTATATGAGATCGTGGGTACTCTTCCTTTGCAGGTTTTCAAGAATGAGTTTTACTTGAAATTTGTATCAAATTGAAGGGTCGGTATGGTGTGATCAAGCTATAGAAGCTAAAATGTATGTGCCAGCTAGGCTAGTAAGTTTTGAATTGATAATTGGTTTAAGTTGACACAACTTGAGGTAGAAATGGGAGCATGTTGGACCACGGTTCTTGAAATTTCAACTCTAAAGTGGTTGGaacaaagatttttttaaaactggGTTGGAGGGATATTTTTTTACTCAATGGTGTTCAAAATGTATGTAATTTTcacgtgtatttttaataaagcatGTGAATGTATGTGAAATAGCATGTATTTTGAatacattaatttaaaaaattgaattggaaAATTCTTTGAACCCGAGAAAATTTTGTCGGGTGGCCAAAGTGGACAGTCCGGGTTTTACTTGAAATCTTGTCTTCTCGAAGGATATGAGGTCTGCCAAGGTTGTAGAAAGCTCTAATACATTATGATTGCATTCCGTAATAGCCgtcaatttctttttcatttgtaaCTTCATTTTGAGATCATCATAAAAGACAAGAATCTGGGAATGAAGGGTGGTGATGATTTCATAATCTGATTCATTGATATTTTCTTAGGAGAAACCAAAATATCAGTGTTGCTTTTGAAAGCAACCATATCTTTCGTCCTCCGTCACAGGAAAATAACAAGATCTCTTAACCACTTGATTTGTGAGGACCACAGTTCAATGGTTGTCCTGGAAAACTCACAATTTTTGGTGCCACTAAATTGGTAGCATCGTATAATTTGTGAGAATGTGCTCGGCACTTCCATCTCAGCAGTGTGGGATAGTAGTGGGATAAAAGTATAGTTTTTAGCATTAGAgcatatttgaaattgtgtgAAGGAGCTTAAAAGTGTTTTaaatattgcaaaatatttttcaggaaaaaaaaaatattgatttggtGAAAAACTTGTAAAGCactttttttgctttaaaagaAGGCTCAAAACTGCGTTCAAAAGAAAGCTCACAAATCAggctttttttataaacaaaagcTCAGTCTTCTAACGCAATTCCAAACATGCTTTATAACTCTTCATTTTTCTAATCTTTTTGTAAGAACTTGTTAGTAAGCCTCTCCACAGTTCTTGTGATTAGAAAGTGGTCATTTTCACTTGGTACAATATTGATTGTAATAACTAATAGAATTTAGAAATACCGACATACTATCCTCTTatatttgagtaatgctacatctATAAATCTTTTACAGTTTACTGACATGTATCAGCATGTAATTGGAGCTATGTTagccactaaaaaaaaattaacatcctCTAATCAGATGCTGACACATGTCAATAAGTTATAAGATAATTGTAAgtataacatttttcaaactattgatttttttctttttctaaattatAGAGTGATAATCAACCTTTTTTCATTGGAAGAGTGAATTTAGGAGATTGTTGTTTGTGAAAGTTAAAGAGGTAACAAGTTTTTTGGAGATAAAAAGTTGAATAGTCAAATATGACAATTAGAGAAAATGGTGAACTAGGGGCAAAAGGTTGTTAATTGTTGATTAGTAATTTTTAAGTTAGGAAAATGAAAGATTAAGAGTCTAAGAAGAAAGAGGTAATCCCTCTAAACGAATGAAATTAAGAGTCAGAAttgaatttaaaagaaaaataatgggATTTGAAGAATaaaaggattaaatcaaatgcACGaatcaattgaaaaattatgaatCAGAAAGATCCGATGGGAGTGTTTGCTCAATGAAAAATGCaagtgaaaagaaagaaaatttacaaggaaaaaaaaatcgatttttTCAACTCGGAAAATGTGAGCaagttttattatattttaaatttatacaaattcaaaagaaaGATCAACAGTCATAACCTTTCTTGCAATCAAAGAGCAACTTCAAAGTGGGTAGGCATTATGAAGCCCAAAGAGTAGCAAAGAggaatattattttgatttatgaAAAAGCTTacattagaaaagaaaaggcaaacttatgctccgtttgtttcgacataaaatgttattcgtcgtaaaatattttcaacaaaatcatttttcagaaaaaatgattttactgaaaatat
Coding sequences:
- the LOC133877423 gene encoding ATP-dependent zinc metalloprotease FTSH 7, chloroplastic-like, whose product is MSSVESLTPVFHQNVHLNSYQRLYHCHGFRFFRSQSRVSHQNASRFIPNSLTLSSADLYGRATSVSKNSERFNLWGDFGFRRNRIRASTQDSDSAAGSSGTSESEGNKNSPNSGSSSASNRRKEKQGKGNLWWPKGKKWQWQPIVQAQEIGVLLLQLGIVIFVMRLLRPGIPLPGSEPRTPTTFLSVPYSDFLSKINSNQVQKVEVDGVHIMFKLKSEPASQEIEVGGASSNKLQESELLLRSVAPTKRIVYTTTRPSDIKAPYEKMLENAVEFGSPDKRSGGFLNSALIAMFYVAVLAGLLHRFPVSFSQHTTGQIRNRKPGGSSGVKASEQGEMITFADVAGVDEAKEELEEIVEFLRNPDRYIRLGARPPRGVLLVGLPGTGKTLLAKAVAGEADVPFISCSASEFVELYVGMGASRVRDLFARAKKEAPSIIFIDEIDAVAKSRDGKYRIVSNDEREQTLNQLLTEMDGFDSNSAVIVLGATNRSDVIDPALRRPGRFDRVVMVETPDRCGREAILKVHVSKKELPLAEDVELGDIASMTTGFTGADLANIVNEAALLAGRQRKVVVDKIDFIQAVERSIAGIEKKTAKLQGSEKAVVARHEAGHAVVGTAVANLLVGQPRAEKLSILPRSGGALGFTYTPPTNEDRYLLFIDELRGRLVTLLGGRAAEEVVYSGRVSTGALDDIRRATDLAYKAVAEYGLNQTIGPVSVATLVGGGIDESGGAVPWGRDQGHLVDLVQREVKALLQSALEVALSVVRANPTVLEGLGAHLEEKEKVEGQELQEWLKLVVAPTELKVFISGKQESLLPLQAAS